AATCTGCCGGGTCGTCCAAGTCTGCTGCAGATCGGAGTCAGTGTCAGGGTCCGATCCGACGAGATGGTCGAATTTATCAAACACAATGATCCAATGATTCGCCACAACCTTCTAAACCTGCTCTCGGGTGCGGATGCCAAAGCCCTCAAGGCGCGTGAGACAAAGGAGAGCCTGCAGAGGGAGATGCTCAGGGAACTCAATCGGGTTGTCACTGAGTTAAAGGGGCCCGGGGAAGTTGAAGCCCTCTATTTCACCAGTTTTGTAATGCAATAATCATCATGAGCGCCAACGACTTACTTTCACAAGAAGAGATCGACGCCCTGTTGCACGGGGTTGATAACGGTGATGTCGCGACAGAAACGGATGTGGCCGATGCCGGTGGTGTCAACTCCTATGACTTCACCAGCCAGGACCGTATCGTTCGCGGACGTCTGCCTACGTTGGAGATGATCAATGAACGATTTGCGCGTCTGTTCCGAACCAGCCTTTTCAATATGCTTCGACGCACGGCTGATCTTTCCGTATCCGGGATCCAGATGCAGAAGTTTTCCGAGTTTGTGCATAGCCTGTTTGTCCCGACCAGTCTGAATATGATCCGGGTACCGCCATTGCGGGGAAAAGGGCTGTTCGTGATCGATCCCAAATTGGTATTCAGTGTCGTGGATAACTATTTTGGCGGATCCGGGCGATTCCATACCAAGATCGAAGGACGCGACTTCACACCGACGGAAAACCGGGTCATTCAACTCCTTTTGAACAGGGCTTTCGAGGATCTGGAAGTCGCCTGGAAACCTGTGTTCCGGGTTAAATTCGAGTACAGCGGATCAGAGGTCAACCCTCAATTCGCCAACATCGTGAGTCCGTCAGAAGTGGTGGTTGTCACATCATTTCACGTCGATCTGGAGAGTGGCGGTGGTGATTTTCATGTCTGCATGCCGTACTCGATGCTCGAACCGATACGTGAATTGCTCGATGCGGGCGTTCAGAGTGATCGAGGTGAAAGGGACGAACGGTGGGAACGTTCCCTCAAGGAGGAGATCCTGGCTGCGAAGATTGAACTCTCCAGCATTCTCACCGAGGTGCAGATAAGTGTCAAAGAACTGGCTGAGTTGAAAGAGGGGGACATCATCCCCATCGAGATGCCGGAAGAGGTTGAGGTTGAAGCCGCCGATGTTCCTGTCTTCAAAGCCAAATTGGGCGTTGCCGATGGCAACTACGCCTTGAAGATCAACAACTGGATTCAACAGAATCGGCGCAAAGGTCTGCACGATTATCTGGAAATGGAAAGAAAAGCGGTGCAGAACGCGAATGGCGAATAAGTGGATAGCCGATACGGTGAATCAGTTGTGAATGACAGCAGAATGGTACCCCAAGAGGGCGTAAAAAATGAGTGAAGAGAAAACGAGTGATCCGAACGAAGCATTGGCGGATGAATGGGCCGCTGCACTGGACGAACAGGTCGATAGCGAAAGTGATGATAAGGCTGCCGCAGCCTCTTTCGATGAACTGCAGGATGAGTCCGGTAACGATGCCGTGAATATGGATGCGATCCTGGATGTGCCGGTTACCATCTCAATGGAGATTGGCCGCACCAAGATCAATATCCGCAACTTGCTGCAATTGAATCAGGGTTCTGTCGTCGAATTGGATCGATTGGCGGGTGAGCCAATGGACGTGTTGGTCAACGGTACGCTGATCGCCCAGGGCGAGGTTGTTGTAGTGAACGAGAAGTTCGGTCTCAGGTTGACCGATATCATCAGTCCCTCAGAGCGGGTGAAGAGGATCAGTTGATGTGCCGTTGGCCGTTCATCACCCTTCTGTTCAGCCATTCACTATACGCGGCCGATACTGCGCAGAAACAACTTGGTGTCAATGTCTCCCCCTTGGGTGCCGACAGCCTGCTGAGTACCGTCGGCGGTCTGTTATTGGTGCTCGGAATCATCATTGGCGGGGCCTGGCTGTTCAAGCGCTATGCGCAAATGCCAATGGGCGGAAAGGGAATGGTGCGAGTCGTTGGAGGGGCTTCGGTAGGAACCCGTGAACGGGTGATCGTTGTGGAGGTCGATAATCAGCGGTTGCTGCTTGGCGTGGCGCCGGGTCAAGTGCGTACTCTACATATCCTGCAAGGATCAGGGCAGGGTTTTCAAAACTATTTGGATAATGAAAAGGGCAGCGGTCAGGAGCGGAAGCAATGAGGGCCTGGCTGTTAATCATCGGCCTTTTAAGCAGTACCTTGCTGCAAGCAGCGCCGGGTGTCGATGCGTTTACGGTGGCATCGGATGGCGAGGGCGGTCAAACCTATACCCTGACTATCCAGATCCTGCTCTTCATGACCGCACTGACGCTGTTGCCGGGCGCCTTGATGATGATGACCTCTTTTGCCCGGATCATCATTGTCCTGGCCATACTCAGGCAGGCACTGGGTACCCAGAACACACCCTCGAATCAGATACTCATCGGATTGGCCCTGTTTCTTACCCTGTTTATCATGATGCCGGTCTTCACCGAGGTGAATGAGGTGGCGTTACAACCCTATCTGGCGGAAGAGATGAATGCCACCCAGGCACTGCAGGCCGCCTCCGAGCCGGTGAAATCATTCATGATCGCGCAGACGCGTGAGGATGACCTGGCACTGTTTGCGCGCATCGGTGATTTCAGTGAGCTCGCGGAGCCCGACGATGTGCCATTCAGTCTGCTGCTTCCCTCGTTTGCCACCAGTGAATTGAAAACCGGCTTCCAGATCGGTTTTCTGCTGTTTATACCGTTCCTGATCATCGACATTGTGGTAGCCAGTATATTGATGTCGATGGGCATGATGATGCTGTCACCCATGATTATATCCCTGCCGTTCAAGATTATGCTGTTTGTGCTGATCGATGGGTGGGCATTGGTATTTGGCACCTTGGCGGCGAGTTTCCAACTCTAAGTGGAGAGGGTATATGAGTCCGGATACCGTAATGTCGATTGGACAAAATGCACTTGAGGTGATTGGCATACTGGCCGGATTGGTTTTACTGCCTGCGCTGGCGGTAGGTTTGATTATCGCCATGTTTCAGGCCGCAACCCAGATCAACGAGATGACATTGACCTTCATTCCCAAGCTGGTGGTTGTGGGCGTGGTGCTGATGTTCGCGGGCAACTGGATGTTGCACCTACTGATGAATTTTTCCATGAATCTGATTGAGAGCATACCTGAACTGCTTTTTTAAGCCTTGAATAGCAAAAAAACGTATTTATGAGGCACTTTTGGAAACATCATGATCTTCAACGAAGCGCAGTTCAATACCTGGTTGGCGGCCTATTTTTGGCCGATGGTGCGCATCAGCGCCATGCTGGTGGCGATACCGCTGTTCAGTTCGCGACAGATACCGGCACGGTTTCGACTCTTTATGATGATCCTGATTACCTTGCTGATTGCACCGACACTGCCACCCCAACCCCAGGCGGATGTGCTGAGTCATACGGGTTTTATCATTTTGTTGCAGCAGATTCTGATTGGCGTGATGATGGGATTTATCCTGCAGATGGTATTCGGTGCGCTGGTATTCGGGGGCCAAGTGATCGCCTATAGCATGGGCCTGGGCTTCGCCTCCATGGTCGATCCGGCAAATGGGGTGCAGGTCCCGGTGGTGGCCCAATTCTATCTGATACTCGCAACTCTGCTGTTCCTGATATTCAACGGACATCTTCTTTCGATAGAGTTGATCGCCGACAGTTTTGACACCATGCCGGTTGCGATGGATGGCCTCTCCCGAAACGGGCTGCTTGAAGTCGTTGCCTGGGGCAGCCGGCTGTTTACCGGCGGTCTGCTGATTGCATTACCGATTGTCGGGGCCATGCTGATGGTTAATATGGGCATGGGTGTGGTGATGCGTGCGGCACCGCAGTTGAACATCTTTTCGATCGGCTTTCCGATTACCATGCTGCTCGGGTTTGCCCTGATATGGGTCACCCTGCCGAATGTCTTCAGTGTCTTCAATGAACTCCTCGATGAGGCCTTTCAGCATCTGATGCTGACCCTTCGGGTGACGGGGTGAATCATGGCTGAGAACGAAAACGGCCAGGAAAAAACAGAACAACCCTCGGCGAAAAGACTGCTGGATGCCAAGCGGAAGGGACAGGTTCCCCGTTCCCGTGAACTCAACAGCATGGCGGTAACCATGATTGGCGTGACCACGCTTGTTGTCATGAGCAATGCCATTGGCGACGGTTTGTCGCAGATGATGAGTGAGAGCTTTGTTCTGACCCGGGAGCAGATCTTCGATATCAACATCATGTTGATTCAATTGGGTGATCGTTTCCTGCAAATGATGGTAACGCTGCTACCTTTTTTTCTCTTGGTCGTGGTGGCAGCCATCTTCAGTTCTGTCGCCCTGGGCGGGTTTTCCGTCAGCAGCGAGGCATTGGCGCCAAAACTGAGTAAATTGAGCCCGTTAAAAGGTATGAAACGCATCTTTTCCGCGCGCGGGCTGGTAGAGATGCTGAAAGCTTTGGCCAAGTTCATCTTTATCGGTGGTGTCACCATACTGTTGCTCTGGAAGTCGCTGGATAAATTTCTCGCTTTACATGGTATGGAAATCTCGCAGGCAATGGAAAAACTGAATAGCCTGATCGGCTGGTCGGTGATCCTCATGACATCAACATTGATTCTTATCGCAGCGATCGATGTGCCGTTCCAACTGTGGGATCACAAGCGCCAACTGAAAATGACGCGCCAGGAACTGCGCGACGAATTGAAGGAGACCGAAGGCAAGCCGGAGGTGAAGAGCAGAATCCGGCAGCTGCAACGCGAGATGGCGCAAAAGCGCATGATGCAGGAGGTGCCACAGGCCGATGTCATCGTCACCAACCCGACTCACTATGCGGTCGCATTAAAATACGATCCGCAAACCATGCATGCACCGAAACTGTTGGCAAAGGGCGCTGACCTGGTGGCAATGACTATCCGTGAAGTAGGTGCTGAGGCCAAGGTACCCGTAGTGGAGTCACCGATGCTCGCGCGTGCCATCTATTTCCATACTGAATTGAATGCCTTTATTCCCGCCGGACTCTATCTCGCTGTCGCTCGACTGCTGGC
This sequence is a window from Candidatus Thiodiazotropha sp. LNASS1. Protein-coding genes within it:
- the fliQ gene encoding flagellar biosynthesis protein FliQ; the encoded protein is MSPDTVMSIGQNALEVIGILAGLVLLPALAVGLIIAMFQAATQINEMTLTFIPKLVVVGVVLMFAGNWMLHLLMNFSMNLIESIPELLF
- the fliR gene encoding flagellar biosynthetic protein FliR, with translation MIFNEAQFNTWLAAYFWPMVRISAMLVAIPLFSSRQIPARFRLFMMILITLLIAPTLPPQPQADVLSHTGFIILLQQILIGVMMGFILQMVFGALVFGGQVIAYSMGLGFASMVDPANGVQVPVVAQFYLILATLLFLIFNGHLLSIELIADSFDTMPVAMDGLSRNGLLEVVAWGSRLFTGGLLIALPIVGAMLMVNMGMGVVMRAAPQLNIFSIGFPITMLLGFALIWVTLPNVFSVFNELLDEAFQHLMLTLRVTG
- the fliP gene encoding flagellar type III secretion system pore protein FliP (The bacterial flagellar biogenesis protein FliP forms a type III secretion system (T3SS)-type pore required for flagellar assembly.), with translation MRAWLLIIGLLSSTLLQAAPGVDAFTVASDGEGGQTYTLTIQILLFMTALTLLPGALMMMTSFARIIIVLAILRQALGTQNTPSNQILIGLALFLTLFIMMPVFTEVNEVALQPYLAEEMNATQALQAASEPVKSFMIAQTREDDLALFARIGDFSELAEPDDVPFSLLLPSFATSELKTGFQIGFLLFIPFLIIDIVVASILMSMGMMMLSPMIISLPFKIMLFVLIDGWALVFGTLAASFQL
- the flhB gene encoding flagellar biosynthesis protein FlhB: MAENENGQEKTEQPSAKRLLDAKRKGQVPRSRELNSMAVTMIGVTTLVVMSNAIGDGLSQMMSESFVLTREQIFDINIMLIQLGDRFLQMMVTLLPFFLLVVVAAIFSSVALGGFSVSSEALAPKLSKLSPLKGMKRIFSARGLVEMLKALAKFIFIGGVTILLLWKSLDKFLALHGMEISQAMEKLNSLIGWSVILMTSTLILIAAIDVPFQLWDHKRQLKMTRQELRDELKETEGKPEVKSRIRQLQREMAQKRMMQEVPQADVIVTNPTHYAVALKYDPQTMHAPKLLAKGADLVAMTIREVGAEAKVPVVESPMLARAIYFHTELNAFIPAGLYLAVARLLAYVFQLRAYRTEGGEYPELPDELSIPEEYQHND
- the fliL gene encoding flagellar basal body-associated protein FliL, whose amino-acid sequence is MADEQAAEELDLGEEKSGKSKLIIIIAIVAVLLIGGGVAAYFLLMGDDESVDEEDPASSEQAAETEEPLSPAQYIEMKPPFVVNLPGRPSLLQIGVSVRVRSDEMVEFIKHNDPMIRHNLLNLLSGADAKALKARETKESLQREMLRELNRVVTELKGPGEVEALYFTSFVMQ
- the fliN gene encoding flagellar motor switch protein FliN, translated to MSEEKTSDPNEALADEWAAALDEQVDSESDDKAAAASFDELQDESGNDAVNMDAILDVPVTISMEIGRTKINIRNLLQLNQGSVVELDRLAGEPMDVLVNGTLIAQGEVVVVNEKFGLRLTDIISPSERVKRIS
- the fliM gene encoding flagellar motor switch protein FliM, which encodes MSANDLLSQEEIDALLHGVDNGDVATETDVADAGGVNSYDFTSQDRIVRGRLPTLEMINERFARLFRTSLFNMLRRTADLSVSGIQMQKFSEFVHSLFVPTSLNMIRVPPLRGKGLFVIDPKLVFSVVDNYFGGSGRFHTKIEGRDFTPTENRVIQLLLNRAFEDLEVAWKPVFRVKFEYSGSEVNPQFANIVSPSEVVVVTSFHVDLESGGGDFHVCMPYSMLEPIRELLDAGVQSDRGERDERWERSLKEEILAAKIELSSILTEVQISVKELAELKEGDIIPIEMPEEVEVEAADVPVFKAKLGVADGNYALKINNWIQQNRRKGLHDYLEMERKAVQNANGE
- the fliO gene encoding flagellar biosynthetic protein FliO produces the protein MCRWPFITLLFSHSLYAADTAQKQLGVNVSPLGADSLLSTVGGLLLVLGIIIGGAWLFKRYAQMPMGGKGMVRVVGGASVGTRERVIVVEVDNQRLLLGVAPGQVRTLHILQGSGQGFQNYLDNEKGSGQERKQ